In the genome of Ziziphus jujuba cultivar Dongzao chromosome 10, ASM3175591v1, the window TATGATTTTcgcttttattttatagatgaaaGCAACTTGTTTGGCTTTGAGCATGATAAGGAGCTCTGAATTCTTCCATTTATCTTAGACATAAGGTCTCGAGTTCGACTACCATTTAGATGAGTATTATGTTTCGAGACACAAACAGAGAGAGCTGAATTTGGCTTACAGAACAGAGTACCAAGTTTGAGGTTGTAACGAGTTTTTAAAGAGCTATTTCTTCATGTAGCAGAAACAGCAGAATACAATAACGGAGAATTCTATTGCATAGTCTATGCCTCTGCTACTACTGTAAACATTATTGCTGGATGAATATTCATTACTAATTCAACTTCTTACTTGTTTTTTAAACTAAGTTGAACTAATTAAAACTCATTTATCCTATTATTTGGTTATCCGGGATAAagttgataattaaacaaattaatttgaaccAGAAGGATATCAAAATAATTCGAAACTTCACAATGATAATGGGCTTATCAAGGGATTGTGAACGTTGAACACCAGATGACATCAAATTCTGCATGTTTCCTACATCACTCTGCAATGACATCTTTACTAAGAAACAAAAGTAAAACCTGCATGGTTCCACCTGTAATGTGACATTTGATACATTCTCAATAAGCAAGCTAGTCCTAAACTAGTTAGGATTTCATTGGTACCGCTCGAGGCCTCCATAGTCCCAGCCTATACTTGTGGGCGTGTGTCAATATCAGCTTcctctgaaaaacaaaaatcatattcaGATATAAGTAATCTAATCTCTTCAAACCATCAAATGAAGCTAAGTCCCAAAGAACTTAATCCTAAAGAAAACCGCAACTTTCATTACGCCTTTCACCAACAAATTTAACAAGTAgcagaacaaaaaatatatgcacTACTTTTAACTCTTTCTTCTTAGATagagaaatgaagaagaagacaagGCCTATAGTATTTCAGAAGCAAAAGTCAGTACAACAAGACAAGAAAATATTACATCACTTAGGGAAGAAGCCTAAACTCATTTGAGTCAGTATTTAGAAAGTTTATatcattaccaaatataaaGCAACACATACTCCGACACTGCATTTCAATTTTGGTAAACATTTTCGTTAAATAACATCTTTTCTTTCTACCAGTATGATATAAATGACAGCTTTCAAAGCAATTCTGCATGCTGTCTTCctgaaacattttcacttttgcctagtaaaacaaaaatatttgcaACCATTGGAACAGAACAAAGAACAAAACTCCAGAACTAGGGTGATTTCAAGTTGCAGTACCATTGCCaaactaaaagataaattaaccaTTCCCGGATAGTCAGAGTTTCCTTTAAGCATCCCTAAACTTTCTTCGTTAGAAGAGTTTAAGAAAccataaacataaattaatcACCCTACTTTTCATGAAATCTTTCACTTAGATTTAAGCAAGCAATCTATAACCAAATTTTCTGATCTGCAATACTATCAAATGTATTGACGGATATACTGAAAGAATTATAATATACCCAAAAGGCAGAGGGCTTCAAGTATGTGCATATATAGTAGATAAAGATTTAGGAAATACCTGTTTGCAAGGGATGCCAAGTTTCTTTAGCCTGAGCGTTCGAGTGACAAGCAGTTTCTGGAAGTCGCCCACCTCGGTTTCAAGCTTAGCCGCATGGGATTCCACCCCTTTGCCTATTCCATTTAAAAATTCTGGAATTCCAACTTTCACTGCAACAAAAGCAACAACTTTAGATCTCCTACTGACTATAACACTTTCACAGTAATCTAATCTAAttctaacaaattttatttcatataaactTTCATGCTCAAGTACATCACTCATCAGGAAGCATGAATCTTGCTCACTTGAGCCAACATAAAACATGATTTGTAGGATTAATTCCCAGTCACTAAAAGTAAAATCACCAAAACAGAGAACATCAAATTCTGCTTTTCTTCATCTTTATCAGTCATTTAGCAACCAGACAAGAGTGAACACGGTTTTTCAATGCTATAATAACGTTGAAACAAAAACCATGTTTCTTTTTCCAACTTAAAGAGTTATTCAGCATTCAGTAATCAGCTTGGTATAGATAAGTTTctcaaataatgataaataaattataaaccaatatttccttttcctttattcCCCATCTTTCTCACCAACCAAACAATGCGGGAAACTAAGCATAATCAACcttattcatcattttttccTCTATGTTTCCTATCTGTGAATCTATTAACTTCAATACCAGCCAAGTTTCTCACTCTGTAAATCCTGGATTTacacataaaattcaattttacccATTTCGATTCTAACTCAGCAGCCAAAAACAGCTACTTGGATCTCTCTTTCTATCGACAATTTTTTTACAAAGTTCAAATCACAAAATTCACAAGAACCcagaaaaattttcttctttatcaatTCTCTTTTCTTGCTCTGGGAACCGAACAGAAAGTAAGAAAATCTTTTTATGGGTTACTAAACCCAGGACAAAAAAATCACTAACCTGCATAAGGGGATGGCTTGGAGAAGAATCTAGCGAACCCAGTTGGTGAAAGGGGTTGAGAAATTGGGCTCCCCTTGAAGAGCATTTGCCTCCATGCCATCTTCTTCAATCTTCAACTTTCTCTGCACTAGATCACACAGTACCGCGCCGGCGGCTGACTGAAAAGCCGCGATCTCCACAAAATGGTCTCGATGATACGGCCTCTGGTTCTCACGCCATGGGTTTTTGCGCTCAccaagtgtttttttttatattttaaaataaataaaaggatatgtaagtaattgttttttatttgagggttataagggatattaaggggtagataaaaaaagaaatgaattgagggggcaaaattcatgaagctcggtcctatgggggtattgggccaaattccccatttTCGAGACTACGAAGGCCCAATTTTGGGTTATTGGATTCCAAACTGGAATAGTGAGACTGGGCGGATGTAGCTAACTACCTGATAGAGCTTGGTATTCGTTTTTTtatcctctttcttttttttctttttttttcttttttttttttttttataaattgtacttattaaaaaaaaaaaaaaacttataatgtctaacaaaacttttaaaaatatatattcaattgtaCAATATCTAAACCATATGGATTAACATTCATTATAAATATTGCCGTTGGacagtattatttttcaaagcaatatttatattacttatatactatattaattttcacaatccatatttttattgaaCATGCTTTAAGGGTTTGTTCACAAAGTAATAATTATCGTTATACTATGTTTATGTTCTGCCATTATCaaagtaataattaaaaaaagaaaaaaagaaaaacaataacaataatgataataattttaaccCAAGTTGGCAATGCCCAGAGCAAATCTTCTCTAGCCAATATGTTCAGTGATGCCATGGCTAGAGGTGACAATCTAGGTTATGACACAATGATATGATTCAAAAATGATACAGAATAAATAGgtttggatttattataaatgggtttggatcATAATCGGATTAacctgtttaacacgattattaatcgtgtcattttcgggttgacctatttaactcgaaattgatctgttatgatccatttattaaacgtgtcaatttTAACCCGACatgattatatacctattacaactcatttaaattataattttatccatatataatatttaataactaaaaaatattataaattaaaaactttataaaaacaattttctatcattaattttttaaagataaaaaataaatctttaataaaatgaataggttaattttcaagTTAATATGTTAATTTTCAGATTAACagatcaatttcaggttaacagattaataggtcaacacgacccattaaagtaatcgtgttaaacaggtcgtgtcgtgttgatcTATTTATAAATGGGTTggattagtgttttaggtacctgacacgattaataaatgggttgtattcgggttaggcatttttgacacgattattaaacgggttgacatgAACATGACCCATGAACATGAATTGCCAAGTCTGGCCATGGCCACTAACTCTATTTACCAACTAACGTGATAAACAAcgtgtaattattttattaattgagaatttaatataacttaattataaataagcaaatctataaatatttaaataaaaccaaatacaaattaataaaattggtTTATCATTTTCCACGCTAGTTGATAAATAAAGCCTTGCATTGTGgcttaccaaaataataataataataataacaataataataaagcgtTGCATTGTGTTTATCATTCACAGTATCTTTCGAGTTAGTTAAACATGATATTGTGCATTAAAAGGTAAATTGACCACTAAAGCAAAATATCATGTTCTAAAAGACGTATATCAAACGCCTTCTAAATGTATTTTATAAGAGAGAAAAGTCATAAATTCacccagagagagagagagagagagagagagagagagaagtcatAAAATCAATGTTATGCAAGAATATGGGTAGCCAATATTTCCATTCTAAGTTGATGCCGGGATGAACAATTGAACTGCAAATTAGACCCTTtagatgataatgatatgcCATTTGATGGCTGAAGGGCTGGCTATACAAGCCAACTCATATGGAACAGCAGTGGCACAACGAGAGACTCCTCACAAAACTGTAAAACGAGGAAGCAAACACGAAGTAACATCGAAATGAACCTGAAATTATTGACTGAATTGTTTCTTCAAAGCATAAGAGATAAGACAGCTATCAgaatataacataaaattaataaagttctgattcattacaaaaatattgagaTTTTATGGAACGGAGAGAAGAAGGATTCATCACGAAAACTGTATTAATTACAGAAAATCATTAACTAGTAACTAGATAGTTAAAGAAACTTGATTAGCACAAAACCCTCAAAATAATCTCCCATAGCTCATTTGGAACTGAACATTGGTGCTTCCTCAGCTTTCCCTGTAAGCCTTTTGTcgctgtatatataaaaataaaagtcacAACAAGGTGCTGCTGAACACCTGTTCTGCTCAACAGAATTCAGAAAGTTAAAATGGCCTCAATCTGATGTGAATGGACGATTGGCATTTGCTTGTGCTCCAAGTATTACTATTTTTACATTTCTAGCCCCATTAGAAACTGAATGACTAGCATCCTCAGTTTGTCCCAGACAAACCCCAATTTTCAAGCTGACCAAGAAAATTCTGCTCTTTATCAAGACTAATTATCCATGAAAATCACAAAACTTAAGATGATAAGAAGCTTTGGAAATCCCCAAGCCACTTTCCTTCAGTTTTATCCAGTGTTTTGCTAACGATCTCTTTGTTGACATTGCAAGCTACCTTTACGTCTTTGTCTTCCTTTAACACTGGAGGCCCAGTAACGGCATCACTATGATTTGAAGTAATTTTGACCCTACTGCGGGCCTTGCGGGATGGGTTAGAAAATGGATTTTCTCGTTTTTGACCTTCTGTGCTTTTTGCCCGCCTCTGGACATTTAAGAATCCATTTTCAAGAGATTCTAATGCTCTAATGGTCAATGGTCGGTTTCGTGT includes:
- the LOC132799757 gene encoding uncharacterized protein LOC132799757; its protein translation is MAWRQMLFKGSPISQPLSPTGFARFFSKPSPYAVKVGIPEFLNGIGKGVESHAAKLETEVGDFQKLLVTRTLRLKKLGIPCKQRKLILTHAHKYRLGLWRPRAVPMKS